One window of the Babesia microti strain RI chromosome IV, complete genome genome contains the following:
- a CDS encoding histone deacetylase 1/2 (overlaps_old_locusTagID:BBM_III07070), which produces MKRVAYFHDPDIGSYYYGPGHPMKPQRIRMAHSLVLSYDLYRHMEVFRPHRAVEPELLSFHDSDYICFLSSVSPENYLDFSYQSKRFNVGEATDCPVFDGLFDFQQSCSGASIDGAHKLNHQQADICINWSGGLHHAKRSEASGFCYINDIVLGILELLKYYTRVMYIDIDIHHGDGVEEAFYVTHRVMTVSFHKFGNFFPGTGDITDIGMSTGKYYSVNVPLNDGIDDESFVDLFKVIIGKCVESYRPGAIVLQCGADSLTGDRLGKFNLTIKGHAACVAFVKELNIPLLVLGGGGYTIRNVARCWAYETGVVLDKHNEMSNQITLNDYYDYYAPDYQLHLTPQNIPNYNKPEHLEKLKIRIMENLRHVEHAPGVQFAHVPPDFINCQDDPDEEEQLKVFLEGGGLASVEKMNAEKRLGAPPIYINHKLRRRDYEHDPYDLPDRDQSIPI; this is translated from the coding sequence CCTGGGCATCCAATGAAACCACAACGCATCAGAATGGCTCATTCATTGGTGCTCTCTTATGATCTTTACCGCCACATGGAAGTTTTTCGACCTCATCGCGCAGTTGAACCGGAGCTTCTTTCTTTCCACGATAGCGATTACATATGCTTTCTTTCATCAGTAAGCCCGGAAAACTATCTTGACTTTTCCTACCAATCAAAGCGATTCAATGTGGGTGAGGCTACTGATTGTCCAGTATTCGATGGGCTATTTGATTTCCAACAGTCTTGTAGCGGTGCTAGTATTGATGGAGCACACAAACTAAACCATCAACAGGCAGAcatttgtatcaattgGAGCGGAGGACTGCATCATGCAAAACGAAGTGAGGCTTCGGGTTTTTGTTACATAAACGACATAGTGCTTGGGATACTAGAATTGCTTAAATATTACACTAGAGTGATGTATATagatattgatatacaCCATGGCGATGGAGTGGAGGAAGCTTTTTACGTAACACACCGCGTGATGACGGTAAGTTTTCACAAATTTGGTAACTTTTTTCCCGGTACAGGAGATATAACCGATATTGGCATGTCAACTGGCAAATATTACAGTGTAAATGTGCCACTAAATGACGGGATAGACGATGAATCCTTTGTTGATCTCTTTAAAGTGATAATTGGGAAGTGTGTGGAATCGTATCGTCCAGGGGCAATAGTGCTTCAATGTGGTGCAGATTCACTCACGGGAGATAGGCTGGGAAAGTttaatttgacaattaaGGGCCACGCTGCTTGCGTGGCCTTTGTCAAGGAACTAAATATCCCCTTACTAGTTTTGGGCGGTGGTGGTTATACTATTAGGAACGTTGCTCGTTGTTGGGCCTACGAAACGGGTGTGGTTCTTGATAAGCACAACGAAATGAGCAATCAGATCACGCTTAACGATTACTATGATTACTATGCCCCAGATTATCAACTACATCTTACACCGCAAAATATACCCAACTACAACAAACCGGAACACTTGGAGAAGTTGAAGATTAGAATTATGGAGAATTTGCGCCATGTTGAACACGCACCTGGAGTGCAATTTGCTCATGTACCGCCGGATTTCATTAACTGCCAAGATGACCCGGATGAGGAGGAACAGTTGAAGGTCTTTTTGGAAGGCGGTGGACTTGCATCGGTTGAAAAGATGAACGCGGAAAAACGATTGGGAGCCCCGCCAATTTACATCAACCACAAGCTCAGGAGGAGGGATTATGAGCATGATCCATATGACTTACCTGATCGGGACCAATCTATACCGatttaa
- a CDS encoding Protein yippee (overlaps_old_locusTagID:BBM_III07075): MGRLFKEYIKSRDIYSCSECQNHLTCLDDLVSTSFRGRTGSAWLFSRVINVTEGPFEDRMMTTGQHTIVDIYCNDCGSNLGWKYQEATEESEKYKCGMYILEKALLTRLTHDPTN, from the exons ATGGGACGACTATTCAAAGAGTATATAAAAAGCCGTGACATATACAG CTGTTCCGAGTGCCAGAATCATTTAACATGTTTAGATGATCTTGTATCTACGAGCTTTAGGGGTAGAACAGGATCTGCTTGGTTATTTTCTAGAGTAATTAACGTAACAGAAGGCCCCTTTGAGGATAGGATGATGACCACGGGACAGCatacaattgttgataTATACTGCAATGATTGTGGCTCAAATCTTGGCTGGAAGTACCAAGAGGCGACAGAGGAATCGGAAAAATATAAGTGCGGCATGTATATTCTCGAGAAA GCACTATTGACACGACTCACGCATGACCCTACCAACtaa
- a CDS encoding Thioredoxin-1 (overlaps_old_locusTagID:BBM_III07075) has protein sequence MHSMSRVIFLMPKKLLSNNFLQKNYFRNIVTFIETVDCYRKAVSSGVVVAKFGAEWCGPCVNSRPLFEKLSNQMKSVKFIELDIDKLPELAEEHRVTTIPMFKIYKNGEVVTELVGSDIPKLESEIVTHVTPPQK, from the exons ATGCATAGCATGAGTAGGgtcatatttttaatgccTAAAAAACTCTTATCTAACAactttttacaaaaaaactACTTTCGTAACATAGTAACG TTCATAGAGACAGTGGATTGCTACAGGAAGGCTGTGTCTAGTGGCGTTGTTGTTGCCAAATTTGGCGCCGAATGGTGTGGACCTTGTGTCAACTCGAGGCCGCTA tttgaaaaattaaGCAATCAGATGAAATCGGTCAAATTCATCGAGTTGGATATAGACAAATTGCCTG AATTGGCTGAGGAGCACAGAGTTACTACGATTCCCATGTTCAagatttataaaaatggaGAAGTTGTGACAGAACTTGTTG gatcAGATATACCTAAGTTGGAATCGGAAATCGTTACACACGTCACACCCCCTCAAAAGTAG
- a CDS encoding V-type H+-transporting ATPase subunit C (overlaps_old_locusTagID:BBM_III07080): protein MSCWLVTCSTRGSSEREELYSLLRKSLFKEKLVNDVTIFDVSKNMRFGSFDDLLRCADDLGRYDDFIEDALKKAERLYVELCPNTHLSITHRRQIYSKQEFINRFMWNEALYPPTRSIRDNLETICTNVEKLKDDLTAKAIAFSELKHKKDITGHEVDASGLTLLFKPELVKQEDFIDTEHITTVVVKVPSNSVDLFLNSYETHSTNVVPRSAKQFHIERSEFTIWRVFVFKTSAQSFITTCAKKGWGATKFIYSKEMYEQVCQSKSKLEAETGRQETFLIRIYHIAYSELFSSWIHLKAMRLFCESALRYGLPVEFAAFAIWPLDNKTEKDKAIHKILCRILGKKEHFSSDQMLTCEDLPYVHLSFHISH from the coding sequence ATGAGTTGCTGGTTAGTTACCTGCAGCACACGCGGCTCATCCGAACGCGAGGAATTATATTCTTTACTGCGTAAAAGTTTGTTCAAGGAAAAACTAGTAAACGATGTAACAATATTCGATGTATCTAAGAATATGCGTTTTGGGTCTTTTGATGACCTTTTGCGATGTGCTGATGACTTAGGTCGTTATGATGACTTTATTGAAGATGCTCTTAAGAAAGCAGAGAGGTTATATGTTGAATTATGCCCAAATACACATCTATCAATCACGCATAGAAGGCAAATATACTCAAAACAAGAGTTCATAAACCGATTCATGTGGAACGAGGCGTTATACCCACCTACTAGATCAATAAGGGACAATTTGGAAACAATATGTACGAACGTGGAGAAGTTGAAGGATGATTTGACTGCAAAGGCTATCGCATTTTCGGAACTTAAGCATAAAAAGGACATCACGGGACACGAAGTAGATGCTAGTGGTTTGACGCTTTTGTTCAAACCAGAACTAGTTAAACAAGAAGATTTCATAGATACGGAGCATATCACAACTGTTGTGGTAAAAGTCCCGTCAAATTCTGTCGATCTATTTCTAAATAGTTACGAAACGCATAGTACAAATGTTGTACCCAGGAGTGCGAAACAGTTTCACATTGAACGATCCGAATTCACTATATGGCGGGTTTTCGTATTTAAAACTTCGGCACAAAGTTTTATAACCACCTGTGCCAAAAAGGGCTGGGGAGCtaccaaatttatctacTCAAAGGAAATGTATGAACAAGTTTGCCAATCAAAATCCAAATTGGAAGCGGAGACGGGTAGGCAAGAGACCTTCCTAATCCGGATATACCACATAGCTTATTCCGAACTATTTTCTTCCTGGATCCATTTGAAAGCAATGCGGTTATTTTGCGAATCCGCCTTACGATATGGGCTGCCCGTTGAATTTGCTGCGTTTGCCATTTGGCCATTGGACAACAAAACGGAAAAAGATAAGGCAATCCACAAAATATTGTGTCGGATTCTGGGTAAAAAAGAACATTTTTCCAGTGATCAAATGTTGACCTGTGAGGATTTACCTTATGTCCATTTGTCCTTCCACATCTCCCACTGA
- a CDS encoding conserved Plasmodium protein, unknown function (overlaps_old_locusTagID:BBM_III07080;~overlaps_old_locusTagID:BBM_III07085), which yields MVEGFSTGLTESSQPNKTCDNFLCKHVDFVKRNFVEGVLRISHNEVLQSALDICYIPGCSAAKILALPNDMGEPPIKTVSPINFIGIGLKTNQCIKSLLDKWYIAYLPINFNSMGHDLYNISMRLVDIIGTGSLFKSGVIDKSYQLPWHSQSSIFTTPSCAYAGLDELASMIDYPKLRCKLQLVIQVLEQPGTYSVSKRSLYYETHADRGKDKHFLDNEIEWHSTSIDTIIPLRLLVRILPQNAQTFAQKNSLRLQLSIPRSNEVIQSGVKLSGKTGSDKSQILNLYLSIPVYSGELGLELVREEPFTKLKGCIKNNEVCLRWYTCITNCVNVVDYVLTNCIRSDGLEKGISLEDPQYGVLGFCLPWCSEQNRILFYFKSLLNSRHVEWSPNEKIWKVPSIHIYTVAKFVQYLGGSIDPSVESHVAAYISKLKGKAVNAYEELCSTGVWKYTHILLASKNKYQQLNFSFYPFDKRIVELAKSCKMKWNQNGNLWEMQLVQLPQLISHLKRSFETILPHGKLDAIAAQFGVKIHKTNSSISKHTLNYVSVDKVANSTRNTIKRERNEVTCILITAAGKEPHLHRIVSKIVSVICTISPPASSIDDCGNIVTGGPGTGGIKFIQSPRGIEEWNQISFCVIPSGERIDDLLSKYDINILCSLVGEVFIFTEKALDWLLSNCERWPDPSDSIRYKHWNEVMLENEGALWDGNNFNSRQQLAQERLFCDEEFHIVGERNDPTVRLCTLLIQLGNGKLVSNPKHAEYVVITDSKSDDAMLMKSKFWKNDEDIISRTHGARHSTLVTPKFIYDCITTWKLQRPSRGQKHLAF from the exons atggTCGAAGGATTTTCCACTGGATTAACTGAAAGCAGTCAACCCAATAAAActtgtgataattttttgtgcAAACATGTGGATTTCGTTAAGCGAAATTTTGTAGAAGGTGTGCTGCGCATATCACACAACGAAGTGCTGCAATCTGCGCTGGATATTTGTTACATTCCAGGGTGCAGTGCGgcaaaaattttggcattGCCTAATGATATGGGTGAACCTCCAATAAAAACTGTTTCTcctatcaattttattggcatAGGTCTCAAGACAAACCAATGTATTAAATCCCTTCTAGACAAATGGTATATTGCGTATTTGCCCATCAACTTCAATTCTATGGGACATGACTTGTATAACATTTCTATGCGCCTCGTTGACATAATTGGCACGGGCTCACTGTTCAAAAGTGGTGTGATTGATAAATCTTATCAATTGCCCTGGCATAGTCAATCTTCAATATTCACAACACCTAGCTGTGCTTACGCGGGGTTAGATGAACTGGCTAGTATGATTGATTATCCG AAACTCAGATGCAAACTACAGCTTGTGATCCAAGTGCTAGAGCAGCCAGGAACTTATAGCGTAAGTAAGCGCAGTCTTTACTATGAAACACACGCAGACAGAGGAAAGGATAAGCATTTTTTAGACAATGAAATAGAATGGCATAGTACTAGTATAGATACAATTATACCATTGCGATTGTTGGTACGAATTTTGCCCCAAAATGCGCAAACTTTTGCACAAAAGAATAGTCTTAGACTGCAATTATCCATACCTAGATCCAACGAGGTTATTCAAAGTGGTGTCAAGCTGTCTGGTAAAACTGGGTCAGATAAatctcaaattttgaactTATACTTATCAATACCTGTATACTCTGGTGAATTAGGATTGGAGCTAGTTAGGGAGGAACCATTCACCAAGCTTAAAGGTTGTATCAAAAACAACGAAGTGTGCTTACGATGGTATACATGTATTACCAATTGCGTAAATGTCGTGGATTATGTATTAACAAATTGCATACGTTCTGATGGGTTGGAAAAGGGTATATCATTGGAAGATCCTCAATATGGAGTTTTAGGATTTTGTCTCCCATGGTGTAGCGAACAAAATCGAATTTTATTCTACTTCAAATCACTGCTCAACTCGCGGCATGTGGAATGGTCACCTAATGAAAAGATTTGGAAAGTACCAtcaatacatatttatacagtTGCCAAGTTTGTCCAGTATTTGGGGGGGTCAATTGATCCATCTGTAGAATCTCATGTCGCAGCATACATAAGCAAACTAAAAGGCAAAGCTGTGAATGCTTATGAAGAGTTGTGCAGCACTGGCGTGTGGAAATATACGCACATACTTTTGGCATCGAAGAATAAATATCAACAGCTAAATTTTAGCTTCTACCCCTTTGACAAACGAATTGTAGAGCTGGCTAAGAGTTGTAAAATGAAGTGGAATCAGAATGGTAATTTATGGGAGATGCAATTGGTGCAATTACCTCAGTTAATATCGCATTTAAAACGCAGTTTCGAAACAATCCTTCCACATGGCAAATTGGACGCTATAGCAGCTCAGTTTGGAGTCAAAATTCACAAAACAAATAGTAGCATTTCAAAGCATACCCTCAACTATGTTAGTGTCGATAAGGTTGCTAATAGTACTAGGAACACAATTAAACGAGAGAG AAATGAAGTGACATGCATATTAATAACAGCTGCAGGTAAAGAGCCACATCTACATCGCATCGTATCTAAAATTGTGAGTGTCATTTG CACAATTTCTCCTCCAGCTTCTAGCATAGATGACTGTGGCAATATAGTAACTGGCGGGCCTGGTACCGGGGGGATAAAGTTTATCCAGTCGCCCAGAGGAATTGAAGAATGGAACCAAATAAGCTTCTGCGTCATCCCATCCGGAGAACGCATTGATGATCTGCTTTCTAAATACGATATAAAT ATCTTATGCTCACTTGTTGGCGAAGTATTCATTTTCACAGAAAAAGCATTAGATTGGTTGCTAAGTAATTGTGAAAGATGGCCAGATCCTAGTGATTCAATTAGGTACAAGCATTGGAATGAAGTAATGTTGGAAAATGAGGGGGCGTTGTGGGATGGGAACAATTTTAACTCTCGGCAACAACTGGCACAGGAACGTCTATTTTGCGATGAGGAATTTCACATTGTGGGTGAAAGGAATGATCCGACAGTTAGATTGTGCACACTTTTGATCCAATTAGGGAATGGAAAACTTGTATCCAACCCAAAGCACGCCGAATATGTTGTAATCACAGATAGCAAGTCAGATGATGCCATGTTAATGAAAAG caaattttggaaGAATGATGAAGATATAATTTCCAGAACGCACGGCGCGAGGCATTCGACACTTGTAACGCCAAAATTCATCTATGACTGTATCACTACTTGGAAGTTACAGCGACCTAGTAGGGGGCAGAAGCATTTGGCATTTTAA
- a CDS encoding Mitochondrial ribosome-associated GTPase 1 (overlaps_old_locusTagID:BBM_III07090) → MSNVDEEGIGEEREMINYIPFSGISSGPRLDDWILQGEWNEHIVKSERFIEFMPRPNFQFDRSITWFPSHMSRGKLKMAQRIDTINCIIEVRDSRVPLSSSNPEIYRQFPPKIPRLIVLNKADLVPKNDLKRTLDLFEKANLKVLHTDATKNRHVGKIVDFCKINCNIKFASIGIAMLLIGLPNVGKSSLITSMKRYVQNIAKYADRRNRITEGVKNTLPRSCHVPGTSKHLNMFQLSSNPKIFCFDTPGIMTPKSDDLELNLKLASLGSIQENYQDILYISDYVLYWLNKHQHFSYVDHFHLSYPTNSIRHVASAASKIANMVKRDEFVGDEIAGANLFLKLFRNGTLGKFTMDILPDPKQLIKRSQIEAIAECPGPWGPSEYDLPLRGLE, encoded by the exons ATGTCTAATGTAGATGAGGAAGGCATTGGAGAAGAAAGGgagatgataaattatatccCCTTCTCGGGAATTTCATCTGGACCTAGACTAGATGATTGGATATTACAGGGAGAGTGGAATGaacatattgttaaaaGCGAAAGgtttattgaatttatgCCTAGGCCTAACTTCCAATTTGATCGCTCAATAACTTGGTTTCCATCGCATATGTCTAGGgggaaattgaaaatggcCCAGAGAATTGATActataaattgtataatagaG GTTAGGGATTCAAGAGTCCCATTAAGTTCATCAAATCCCGAGATTTATAGGCAATTCCCCCCCAAAATACCAAGATTGATAGTGTTGAACAAGGCAGATTTGGTGcccaaaaatgatttaaaacGGACGTTAGATCTGTTTGAAAAGGCTAATTTGAAg GTATTACACACTGATGCTACTAAAAATAGACATGTTGGGAAGATTGTagatttttgtaaaataaattgtaacaTAAAATTCGCATCAATTGGAATAGCAATGTTATTAATCGGATTGCCGAATGTAGGAAAATCTTCTCTGATTACATCGATGAAACGATATGTTCAAAAT attgcAAAATATGCTGATAGACGAAATCGTATAACCGAAGGAGTTA AAAACACTCTACCTCGTTCTTGTCATGTTCCTGGGACTAGCAAACATTTGAATATGTTTcaattatcatcaaatcccaaaatattttgctTTGATACCCCTGGAATTATGACACCAAa aagTGACGATTTGGAATTAAATCTGAAATTAGCATCGTTAGGATCTATTCAGGAAAATTATCaagatatattatacatctCAGATTACGTTCTTTATTGGTTAAATAAACATCAGCATTTTTCATACGTAgatcattttcatttatCGTATCCTACCAACTCAATTAGACAC GTTGCATCAGCTGCATCAAAAATTGCTAATATGGTTAAAAGAGATGAGTTTGTTGGTGATGAAATTGCTGGTGctaatttatttttgaaactATTTAGAAATGGTACTCTGGGAAAATTCACTATGGACATTCTACCTGATCCTaaacaattgattaaaCGCTCGCAAATTGAGGCTATTGC TGAATGTCCTGGGCCTTGGGGACCTAGCGAATACGACCTTCCATTAAGAGGGTTGGAATAG
- a CDS encoding hypothetical protein (overlaps_old_locusTagID:BBM_III07095;~overlaps_old_locusTagID:BBM_III07100), which produces MNLLLQNNKYINKIFSFNFSFQTKNLEFFKINNTFRTIISDSTEITQYNPLTAENWVEKCVFYSRNECIKHIKPDIGILIRNDLNALPNLNFPHKKNALTQLCKHLSNWNCCNIETCRSIRSEIDKMSLNPIENDGVFHIYLHGAKGLKNRKRNVRLCRMALNKFYRHEGIDNFDQLIDYLAVIGLYYKPDLSTKRRIERLVVSMLQVSHQYNSAKLAIACSRLKLDGRKIAPILYKKMLDPQTLSRNNRLSRALVKWRIATNWPNWPIEF; this is translated from the exons atgaatttattattgcaaaataataaatatattaacaaaatttttagttttaaCTTCAGCTTCCAAACAaagaatttggaattttttaaaattaataatactttCCGAACTATCATCAGTGATTCCACTGAAATTACGCAATATAATCCCTTAACAGCTGAAAATTGGGTTGAAAAATGCGTATTTTACTCTAGGAATGAATGTATAAAGCATATTAAACCAGATATTGGCATTTTGATACGCAATGATTTGAATGCTTTaccaaatttaaattttccTCACAAAAAAAATGCATTAACCCAACTCTGTAAgcatttatcaaattggaATTGCTGTAATATTGAAACTTGCAGGTCAATACGTtctgaaattgataaaatgtCCCTAAATCCCATTGAAAATG atGGAgtatttcatatttatctacACGGAGCTAAAGGATTAAAGAATAGGAAAAGAAATGTAAGACTTTGCAGAATGGctttaaacaaattttatagaCATGAAGGCATTGATAACTTCGACCAATTAATAGACTATTTGGCAGTAATAGGACTATACTATAAACCAGATTTATCTACAAAGAGGAGAATTGAAAGGCTGGTAGTTTCAATGTTACAAGTATCCCATCAATATAACAGCGCCAAACTTGCAATTGCCTGTTCCAGATTAAAGTTAGACGGAAGGAAGATAGCCccaattttatacaaaaaaatgCTTGACCCGCAAACTTTATCACGTAACAATCGACTTTCTAGAGCCCTCGTAAAGTGGAGAATTGCTACAAATTGGCCTAATTGGCCAATCGAATTCTAG
- a CDS encoding ubiquitin-protein ligase E3 C (overlaps_old_locusTagID:BBM_III07100), whose product MSRGPLSISIDKNEAIRKYKSGKIIAVFLKGFIQRKRWKLQLQQRLHLLKCQILHNNSDISDETVEKVWEMVRISYFAKIRDFETLNLLSELVDLGKITKESQHIFLLRLFTRLFMTYECYKNVGFVYPLTNMLYISGDIYDNDSINFLAYAGSMTLSKMEMRFLDKISLILRNFGNKINCSQFHLTFWGTHSFSSESLNNFNLTKIFDSMTVSVSDCLFISPEIIVPLLFDQNIFCKNISTVLNYSTDGDFIQTILLSLAHMPSVVDVIKVDWPKIFRIIGSSRKGSLFIAIKYSKYLKDEHLSSLATCFFSSKLIKCIRDHFDKCCNGDISKMSSSIDAVVFLCRIYMYVDMILYDSEIINGFFSTIDNAKWIGYRFTQLAVYIDFVYNEEEVNSKMNQIYSSNTIICEVSRKIALRLSRMNIIKSDEWIVDKYLDKTNPFPPVPHAIPFSTRVESLRQQTFFEIDPRFIIYNRPYLIRRTHIVEDSLEALGHMSSDKLRLPFRVAFVDEFGNTEDGVDGGGIFKEFLLTLSKSIFDPSYGLFQVSNDSDMSLFPSISSGVAHENHLEMFNFVGIIVGKAIFEGILIEPVLSRLLLNLILGHRNGFDELQYFDPQLHMHLLKLTSLSDNELDELDLNFTATVNSLGIVETHELLLGGENKRVNRSNVHEYIWRLASFKCNTLIESQSAAFLCGVSKIIPLEWLRNFYPSELQLLISGSPLIDVRDMRKNTIYSGYTDDSLTIKHLWEIVEQRDMNWRSEFLAFITSCKRAPLLGFAHLKPQLCITLEPDVERLPTSSTCTNLLKLPDFKNKQLLSMKLDVALRNCHGFLLD is encoded by the exons ATGTCCAGGGGCCCTCTTAGTATCAGCatagataaaaatgaagcTATCAGGAAATATAAGAGTGGGAAGATTATCGCAGTTTTTTTGAAGGGATTTATTCAAAGGAAAAGGTGGAAATTGCAATTGCAACAGCGGCTTCACCTGTTGAAATGCCAAATTCTGCATAATAACAGTGATATTAGTGATGAAACAGTCGAAAAAGTTTGGGAAATGGTTAGaatttcatattttgcAAAGATTAGGGATTTTGAAACACTCAATTTATTAAGTGAACTTGTGGATTTGGGTAAAATAACTAAAGAATCTCAACATATATTTCTATTGAGGCTATTTACTAGGTTATTTATGACTTACGAatgttataaaaatgtagGATTCGTATACCCTCTGACGAATATGTTGTACATATCAGGTGATATATACGACAATGATTCTATAAATTTCCTTGCGTATGCAGGATCTATGACATTATCTAAAATGGAAATGAGATTCTTGGACAAGATATCTCTGATTTTGAgaaattttggaaataAGATTAACTGCAGTCAATTCCATTTAACTTTTTGGGGTACGCATTCATTTTCCAGCGAatcactaaataatttcaatctaactaaaatatttgattccATGACAGTATCAGTATCagattgtttatttatttcgCCCGAAATAATCGTTCCTTTATTATTtgatcaaaatattttttgtaaaaacaTCAGTACAGTCCTAAATTATTCAACAGATGGTGATTTTATACAGACCATCTTATTATCTTTAGCACATATGCCCAGTGTAGTTGATGTTATTAAAGTTGACTGgccaaaaatatttagaatAATTGGAAGTTCACGTAAGGGTTCCTTATTTATCGCAATTAAATACtcgaaatatttaaaag ATGAACATTTATCATCTTTAGCCACATGCTTCTTTTCTTCCAAACTGATTAAGTGCATCAGAGAtcattttgataaatgttGTAATGGagatatttcaaaaatgagTTCATCAATTGATGCCGTGGTGTTTCTTTGtagaatatatatgtatgtTGATATGATATTGTACGATTCGGAGATAATTAACGGGTTCTTTTCAACAATAGATAATGCAAAATGGATTGGTTATAGATTTACGCAGTTAGCTGTTTACATTGattttgtttataatgAGGAAGAGGttaattcaaaaatgaatcaaatatatagttCTAACACTATTATTTGTGAAGTCAGCAGAAAGATTGCGTTGAGGCTGTCTagaatgaatataattaaatctGATGAATGgattgttgataaatatttggataAAACGAATCCTTTCCCGCCTGTTCCACATGCGATCCCATTCTCTACAAGGGTGGAATCTTTAAGGCAACAAACTTTCTTTGAAATTGATCCTAGATTCATAATCTACAATAGGCCATATTTGATTAGAAGAACTCATATAG TTGAAGATAGCTTGGAGGCTCTAGGACATATGAGTTCCGATAAACTGAGATTGCCTTTTAGAGTGGCTTTTGTTGACGAATTTGGTAATACTGAAGACGGAGTGGATGGAGGGGGTATTTTTAAAGAGTTTTTACTCACACTATCTAAATCCATCTTTGATCCATCATATGGTCTCTTTCag GTATCTAATGACTCTGATATGTCTCTATTTCCATCAATCTCTTCGGGCGTTGCGCATGAAAATCATCTTgaaatgtttaatttcGTTGGTATAATTGTGGGAAAG gcaATATTTGAGGGGATATTAATAGAACCAGTGCTTAGTCGTTTATTgctaaatttgatactgGGTCATCGCAATGGATTTGATGAGTTGCAATACTTTGATCCGCAATTGCATATGCATCTATTGAAACTAACATCACTGTCAGATAATGAATTGGACGAACTTGATCTAAACTTCACAGCTACAGTTAATTCTTTGGGAATTGTTGAAACTCATGAATTGTTGTTGGGTGGCGAAAATAAGAGAGTTAATAG ATCAAATGTTCACGAGTATATATGGCGGCTTGCCAGTTTCAAATGCAATACGTTAATTGAATCACAAAGTGCAGCCTTTTTATGTG gcGTGTCTAAAATTATTCCACTTGAATGGCTGCGTAATTTTTATCCCTCAGAATTACAACTTCTAATATCTGGGTCTCCACTAATCGATGTACGGGATATGAGGAAGAATACGATTTATAGTGGATATACTGATGATTCTCTTacaattaaacatttatgGGAAATTGTTGAACAGCGTGATATGAATTGGAGGAGCGAATTCCTGGCATTTATAACAAGTTGTAAGAGGGCGCCACTCTTAGGATTTGCTCACTTGAAACCGCAACTTTGTATAACATTGGAGCCGGATGTAGAAAGATTGCCCACATCATCTACTTGCACAAATTTACTGAAATTGCctgattttaaaaataaacaattgcTAAGTATGAAACTGGATGTCGCATTGAGAAATTGTCATGGTTTCCTACTTGACTAA